The Clostridium chauvoei genome has a window encoding:
- a CDS encoding Na/Pi cotransporter family protein, protein MESLMVIIKLMGGLGLFIYGMKLMGDGLENAAGDGLKSILEKVTKNPLISVLVGAAVTAVIQSSSATTVMVVGFVNAGLMNLAQAAGIIMGANIGTTITAQLVAFKLDTIAPLFVFVGAFIVMFAKGKKRKDIGNIVLGFGILFTGMGAMSEAMKPLTASPIFQQILLTVGEKWYLGIIAGALLTAVLQSSSATTGILVALATAGAIDIRMALPIIFGCNIGTCITAMIATVGTNKTAHKAAMLHLIFNLGGTILFIPFLVTGLLGDLVSTISPDDVSRQIANSHTVFNVVNTLVMLPLTGALIKIVNRIIPGDDEEDKPGPKYIDDRLLETPVIAAGQVIKETIRMANKAKKSLNLAMDAFDNNDEVIINKVYENETVINTLNEAITNYLVKLSKCELSDKESVIVASTFHVINDIERIGDHAENIADLAAQKIAKKLDYSNQAREQLHEIYDNAIKALEIAIESYANRDINKAKSIVEVESNIDKFQKKYRELHIKRLYDGTCNAYAGTIFLDLLSNLERIGDHSTNIAESVIENN, encoded by the coding sequence TTGGAATCATTAATGGTTATTATAAAATTAATGGGTGGATTAGGACTATTTATCTATGGTATGAAGTTAATGGGTGATGGTCTAGAAAATGCAGCAGGAGATGGATTAAAATCTATACTTGAAAAAGTTACTAAGAATCCTTTAATATCAGTACTTGTTGGAGCAGCTGTAACAGCAGTTATTCAAAGTAGTAGTGCTACAACAGTAATGGTAGTTGGATTTGTTAATGCAGGCCTTATGAATCTTGCACAAGCTGCAGGAATAATTATGGGAGCTAATATAGGGACAACCATAACAGCTCAATTAGTAGCATTCAAATTAGATACTATAGCACCTTTATTTGTTTTTGTAGGTGCATTTATAGTTATGTTTGCGAAAGGTAAGAAAAGAAAAGATATAGGAAACATAGTTTTAGGTTTTGGTATTCTGTTTACTGGAATGGGTGCTATGAGCGAAGCTATGAAACCATTAACAGCTTCACCAATATTCCAACAAATACTTCTTACTGTAGGAGAAAAGTGGTACTTAGGAATAATTGCAGGAGCGTTATTAACAGCAGTACTTCAAAGTTCTTCAGCTACAACAGGAATATTAGTTGCTTTAGCTACAGCAGGAGCAATAGATATACGTATGGCTTTACCAATAATATTTGGTTGTAATATTGGAACATGTATAACAGCTATGATAGCAACAGTAGGAACTAATAAAACAGCTCACAAAGCAGCTATGTTACACTTAATATTTAACTTAGGTGGTACAATATTATTTATACCATTCTTAGTTACTGGATTATTAGGAGATCTTGTATCAACAATTAGTCCAGATGATGTAAGCAGACAAATAGCAAATTCACATACTGTATTTAATGTAGTTAATACACTTGTAATGTTACCTTTAACTGGAGCACTTATTAAAATAGTTAATAGAATAATTCCTGGGGATGATGAAGAAGATAAACCAGGTCCAAAATATATTGATGATAGATTATTAGAAACACCTGTTATTGCAGCAGGACAAGTAATTAAAGAAACAATTAGAATGGCTAACAAAGCTAAAAAGAGTTTAAATTTAGCAATGGATGCATTTGATAATAACGATGAAGTTATAATAAATAAAGTTTATGAAAATGAAACTGTAATTAATACATTAAATGAAGCTATTACTAACTATCTAGTAAAGTTATCTAAATGTGAATTATCAGATAAAGAAAGTGTAATAGTTGCATCAACATTCCACGTAATAAATGATATAGAAAGAATCGGAGATCATGCTGAAAATATAGCAGATTTAGCAGCTCAAAAGATTGCTAAAAAGCTAGATTATAGTAATCAAGCTCGTGAACAATTACATGAAATATATGATAATGCAATTAAGGCATTAGAAATAGCTATAGAAAGTTATGCAAATAGAGATATAAATAAAGCAAAGAGCATAGTTGAAGTAGAATCTAATATTGATAAGTTCCAAAAGAAATATAGAGAACTTCATATTAAAAGGTTATATGATGGAACATGTAATGCTTACGCAGGTACAATATTCTTAGATTTATTAAGTAATCTTGAAAGAATTGGTGACCATTCAACTAATATAGCAGAAAGTGTTATCGAAAATAATTAA
- the rpsI gene encoding 30S ribosomal protein S9, which translates to MAKVQYMGTGRRKKSVARVRLVPGNGKVVINNREIETFFGLETLRMIVNQPLVLTGTKDKFDVLVNVHGGGFTGQAGAIRHGITRALIKSDEALKSELKKAGFVTRDPRMKERKKYGLKKARRAPQFSKR; encoded by the coding sequence ATGGCAAAAGTTCAATACATGGGTACTGGAAGAAGAAAGAAATCAGTTGCGAGAGTAAGACTTGTACCAGGAAACGGTAAAGTAGTTATAAATAATAGAGAAATAGAAACTTTTTTTGGTTTAGAAACTTTAAGAATGATTGTTAACCAACCATTAGTTTTAACAGGAACTAAAGATAAGTTTGATGTTTTAGTTAACGTTCACGGTGGTGGATTCACAGGTCAAGCAGGAGCTATAAGACACGGAATCACTAGAGCATTAATTAAATCAGATGAAGCTCTTAAATCAGAATTAAAGAAGGCTGGATTCGTAACAAGAGATCCAAGAATGAAGGAAAGAAAGAAATACGGTCTTAAGAAAGCTAGAAGAGCTCCACAATTCTCAAAGAGATAG